GGGCGATTTTCAAAAAGTGGTAGACTTAAACCTTAATGGAAGCGTATTGCCCAGCTTAGTTTTTGGTAAAGTCATGGCTGATCAAGGCTCCGGAGTTATGATCAACATCTCGTCCATGTCTGTATCAAGAGCTCTTACAAGAGTTGTTGGCTATTCAGCGGGCAAAGCAGCTATCGAAAACTTCACTCGCTGGATGTCCGTGGAAATGACTCAAAAATTTGGATCTGGAATCAGAGTAAACGCCATTGCTCCTGGATTTTTCATCGGTGAGCAAAATAAAGCACTATTGACAAATCCGGATGGCTCATATACTGACAGAGGAAACACTATCATCCAAAACACTCCTATGGGTAGATTTGGAGATGCTGAAGAGCTTAATGGAGCAATTCATTACTTGTGTTCAGATGCCGCAAGCTTTGTCACTGGCATAGTGCTTCCAATTGATGGAGGATTCAGCGCTTTTACTGGAGTTTAATTTTTTCATTTTTCATCACATATTATGGCATTAGAACAAACATGGAGATGGTATGGTCCCAATGACCCTGTTAGTCTCCAAGACATAAAACAAGCCGGTGCAACAGGAATTGTAACCGCATTGCATCATATCAAAAATGGCGAAGTTTGGTCTGTAGAAGAAATCATGGCAAGAAAAAACATGATAGAATCAGAAGGGCTCTCTTGGTCTGTTGTTGAGAGCATTCCAGTCCATGAAG
The Aureibacter tunicatorum DNA segment above includes these coding regions:
- a CDS encoding SDR family oxidoreductase, with amino-acid sequence MFDLTDKVIVITGGSGALGGSMGKSLASAGAKVCILDLREEATSKRVDELKLISDKVFGIAASVLDEQQLENAKNKILEKWGRIDVLINAAGGNMAGATIGPDQTIFDLKMGDFQKVVDLNLNGSVLPSLVFGKVMADQGSGVMINISSMSVSRALTRVVGYSAGKAAIENFTRWMSVEMTQKFGSGIRVNAIAPGFFIGEQNKALLTNPDGSYTDRGNTIIQNTPMGRFGDAEELNGAIHYLCSDAASFVTGIVLPIDGGFSAFTGV